The region GGTGCGGAAGGATTTATCGTTTCCCTAGTACTTCCCAAAGGATCTAGTTTAGAAAGAACCGAAACAGTTGTAAAAAAAATCGAAGAAGAATTATTAAAATTACCAGAAATAGAATTAGATGGATTCAGTGCTCGCGTAGGAACAAATAGCGAAAACAATGCCACAGAAATCGGAAGCCAAGCAAATGCGGGAGTAATTTTTGTATATTTAAAACCATACCAAAATCGCAAAAGAACAGCAGAAGAAATAAGAGAATCAATCAAACTTAAACTCGATGAAGTTATCAAAAAAGAAGTGGATAATTTCACAACCAAAATCATTCGATTTGGACCACCTTTAGGAAGGCCATTTGAAATTAGAGTTGTGAGCAATGATAGTGAAATCAGAAAAAGTAAAATGGAAGAAATAAAAAAATACTTATCGACTATCGGTGGCATATATGATATAGACGACGATGAATTGGAAGGAAAAGGAGAATTGAATTTAGTGATTAATCATGATTTGCTTTCACGTTCAGGATTAACAGTTGAAGACTTGATGAATTCCTTTCATATTGCTTACGAAGGACTTGTAGTAACCGATATTGTTACATTGGATAAAACTTTGGAATTCCGATTAAAGTTAAACGAAAAGGCAAGATCAGACATCAACTTCATTTATAAATTACCTCTCTTAAATAAACTAGGACAGGAGATTAACTTAAAACAAATTCTAACCGTGAGTGAATCCAAATCCTTAGAAGAAATGAAACATATAGACAGAAAAAGATTCGGAGCAGTATTTGGAAATTTAGACAGAGGAAAAATTACGCCCGAAGAAGTGATGTTGAAAGTTAAAGAAAAATTTCCATCCGGAGAAACCTACAAAATTGATTATTCGGGTGAACCAATCGAAAATCAAAAGATATTTAAAAATTTAGGTGTTGCCGCCATCATTGCACTCTTGAGTGTATATTTAATCATAGTATTTATATTTAACTCCTTCTTTAAACCTTTCATTGTAATACTCGCAATCCCTTTTGGGATAATCGGTGTTATTTACTCTATTTTCCTGCATGGAATGGCTCTATCTATGTTTGTGGGAATTGCATTGATTGGATTAATGGGGGTAATCGTGAATAACTCCATACTAATGGTCTACACTACTTCGGAAGGATCAGAAGGTGGACTTACTGATGAAATAATCATAAATGGCGCAGTTCAAAGGCTAAGACCTATTATGCTCACAACGATTACAACAATCCTTGGTCTACTACCAACCGCCTACGGAATCGGTGGACATGATCCTGTACTGTCCCCAATGAGTCTTGCTCTATCTTACGGTTTGTTATTTGGAACGATTGTTGTATTGTATTTTATACCGGTGATATATTCCTATGCAAATCATATGGAAAAAGTATTTCAAAGGAAATAACCTTAGGACCATCCGGCATGCCAGATCATTTGAATTGTTGAGTAAAAACATGTGGGGAGCTTATCAAATCCATCCGGACTAAAACTTCCCCTCTCTCTCCAGAATTATCTTCAACAATTCCGTATCATTCTTCTCCTCGGCAATCTTCTTGGCTTGGTCATTGTATTTTTTGGCGTTAGACTTATCGCCTAACTTTAGGTAGATCTCGGCGAATGTGTTGAGATAATTTGGGTATGCGTTATTCCTTTTTTGTCTATTAGATTAGAGGACGTCTGCCGGTTCTATTAGAGGACGTCCGCCGGTTCTATTAGAGGACGTCCGCCGGTTCTATTAGAGGACGTCCGCCGGGCGTCCCTACGGGATTAATCGTTCTAAATCGTTCTCCCAGTTTTTGGGATTTTTTTGAATGTATGTCTTAATATAATAAAATTCTTTTTCATCTCGTATGATATGGTCATGGTAGCGAGATTGCCAAACAGTTAATCCAGAAGTACGTTGAATTTCATTAATGCGTTTTGTAACAACAGATTTGAATCCTGCAAAAAAAGACGATATTGATTTCGGCAAATAATTTTTATTATTTCCGCCCCGTAGGGACGCGCGGCGCACGTCCTGTATACGATAAATCACGTCCTCTATACATTTAACGTTCTGTTTTTCGTTATCGTTTGGAATTTCGTTATCGTTTGGAATTTCAATTATAGGACGTCCGCCGGACGTCCCAACGTGGGTAATAATGGCGTGAATGTGATTGGGCATAATGATATATTCCGCACAGGATAATTCCTTTCGAATTTCAAAGGATCTTAACCATTCTTCTTCGACTATTTTGCCGAGATCATTTAAAACCATTTTCGAATCAGAAATTTTACCAAATAAACGTTCTCTGTTTTTCGTAACGACTGTAACAAAATAATACCCTGCGCTCGAGTAATCAAAACCTTGCAATCTGGGCGATTTTCTATTAAAAAATTTTTGTCTATATAGTGTCATTTTTGCAATTTATAAAATAGCTATACATTTGTATACATTTTTAACATATCCAGAACAGCTGTATTATTTCGATAAAGGGAAAAAATTAGTTAGAAATTATATTTTATTTAAGAGGCGTAAATTATATCGGGGATACGTATTTTTTTTAAGAAAATTTTTAGGACGTGCAAATATTTTTAGGACGTCCGCCGGACGTCCCTACGGGAATTCAATAAATTTTTCAATATCCACGTAGGGACGCGCGGCGCACGTCCTATATAGGATAAATCACGTCCTAAAAACGATAAATCACGTCTAAAAATAATAAATCACGCAATCTATACGATACAAAAAAAACAAATCGTCTAAACAACAAGATCAATCGAATTTTTAAAAATCGGGAGATGTTCGTATTTTGTCATAAAAATCTTTCCGCCTGACGGCGGATCAACTAACAAATTCGAATTCCTTCTTTCGTGTCAAACAATATCGAACATGTGAACATCTTCATTGAAAGCGAACAA is a window of Leptospiraceae bacterium DNA encoding:
- a CDS encoding transposase, whose amino-acid sequence is MTLYRQKFFNRKSPRLQGFDYSSAGYYFVTVVTKNRERLFGKISDSKMVLNDLGKIVEEEWLRSFEIRKELSCAEYIIMPNHIHAIITHVGTSGGRPIIEIPNDNEIPNDNEKQNVKCIEDVIYRIQDVRRASLRGGNNKNYLPKSISSFFAGFKSVVTKRINEIQRTSGLTVWQSRYHDHIIRDEKEFYYIKTYIQKNPKNWENDLERLIP